A window from Ornithorhynchus anatinus isolate Pmale09 chromosome X4, mOrnAna1.pri.v4, whole genome shotgun sequence encodes these proteins:
- the LOC100080274 gene encoding sodium- and chloride-dependent betaine transporter-like isoform X2, whose protein sequence is MGRKSDPPCAPEVGKGEGEGTLERGQWSNKMEFVLSVAGEIIGLGNVWRFPYLCYKNGGGAFFIPYLIFLFTCGIPVFFLETALGQYTSQGGVTAWRKICPIFEGIGLASVVIESYLNIYYIIILAWAFFYLFSSFTAELPWATCSNYWNTAQCVVSPNSSENGTWTVPSNATSPVVEFWERRVLGITTGIHDLGSLRWELALCLLLAWIICYFCIWKGVKSTGKVVYFTATFPYLMLIILLVRGVTLPGASQGIVYYLKPDVQRLADPQVWMDAGTQIFFSFAICQGCLTALGSYNKYHNNCYRDCIALCILNSSTSFVAGFAVFSILGFMAQEQGVPISEVAESGPGLAFIAFPKAVTMMPLSQLWSCLFFLMLIFLGLDSQFVCVECLVTVSMDMFPRQLRKRGRRELLILAISIVCYLLGLLLVTEGGMYIFQLFDYYAASGICLLFLAMFEVSCVGWVYGANRFYDNVEDMIGYRPWPLIKICWLFLTPGLCLSVRVPGWERPPSSSP, encoded by the exons ATGGGCAGAAAGTCAGACCCCCCCTGCGCCCccgaagtggggaagggggagggggaggggaccctgGAGCGGGGCCAGTGGAGCAACAAGATGGAGTTCGTGCTGTCCGTGGCCGGAGAGATCATCGGGCTCGGCAATGTATGGCGTTTCCCGTATCTCTGCTATAAGAACGGGGGAG GAGCCTTCTTCATCCcctacctcatcttcctcttcaccTGTGGCATTCCCGTCTTCTTCTTGGAGACGGCGCTGGGCCAGTACACCAGCCAAGGGGGCGTCACAGCCTGGAGGAAGATCTGCCCCATCTTCGAAG GCATCGGCCTAGCTTCTGTGGTCATCGAATCCTACCTGAACATCTATTACATCATCATCCTTGCCTGGGCCTTCTTCTACCTGTTCAGCTCCTTCACCGCAGAACTGCCCTGGGCCACGTGTTCCAACTACTGGAATACAG CCCAGTGCGTGGTCTCCCCGAACAGCTCGGAAAATGGCACCTGGACGGTCCCCTCCAACGCCACCTCACCTGTTGTGGAGTTCTGGGA GAGGCGGGTGCTGGGCATCACGACTGGCATTCACGACCTGGGCTCCCTGCGCTGGGAGCTGGCGCTGTGCCTCCTGCTCGCCTGGATCATCTGCTACTTCTGCATCTGGAAGGGCGTCAAGTCCACGGGCAAG gtGGTCTACTTCACAGCCACGTTCCCTTACCTGATGCTCATCATCCTGCTGGTCCGGGGTGTCACCCTGCCTGGGGCCTCCCAGGGGATCGTCTACTACCTGAAGCCGGACGTACAGCGTCTTGCAGACCCGCAG gTGTGGATGGACGCGGGCACACAGATATTCTTCTCCTTCGCCATCTGCCAGGGTTGTCTGACCGCTCTGGGCAGCTATAACAAGTATCACAACAACTGCTACAG GGACTGCATCGCGCTCTGCATCCTGAACAGCAGCACCAGCTTCGTGGCCGGCTTTGCCGTCTTCTCCATCCTGGGCTTCATGGCGCAGGAGCAGGGGGTGCCCATCTCtgaggtggcggagtcag GGCCGGGCCTGGCCTTCATCGCTTTCCCCAAGGCCGTGACGATGATGCCCTTGTCCCAGCTCTGGTcttgcctgttcttcctcatgCTGATCTTCCTGGGGCTGGACAGCCAG tttGTCTGTGTGGAGTGCCTGGTGACTGTCTCCATGGACATGTTCCCCAGGCAGCTGCGGAAGAGGGGTCGGCGGGAACTCCTCATCCTGGCCATCTCCATCGTGTGCTACCTCCTGGGGCTGCTCCTCGTCACTGAG GGTGGCATGTACATTTTCCAGCTGTTCGACTACTACGCGGCCAGTGGCATATGCCTGCTCTTCCTGGCGATGTTTGAAGTCTCCTGCGTCGGCTGGGTATACG GAGCGAACCGTTTCTATGACAACGTCGAGGACATGATCGGCTACCGACCTTGGCCGCTCATAAAAATCTGCTGGCTCTTTCTCACCCCGGGTCTCTGTCTG TCCGTCAGAGTCCCGGGCTGGGAGAG